In a single window of the Aridibaculum aurantiacum genome:
- a CDS encoding sensor histidine kinase: protein MNKFLFNTLDKSKQYLISIAVIMAVAAVCFVFSGYMGYRVAALVLLVTVSLLAITFDILPVLLSAALSAFIWNFFFIPPRFTIHVDATEDLILFIMYFIIAMISGVLTYKIRQIEKEARLKEERANSVKLYNTILNSLSHELRTPIAAIIGATDNLQTNPYLTKENQEQLIAEISKASLRLNQQVENLLNISRLQSGHIQPKYDWVDIGELIYHTVKAVEENNAGRKIHISIKPGLPLCSLDKGMLEQIIYNLLNNAAIHTPSDCRIDIAATCHADVLEITIEDSGKGFTDINPVDVFNKFLRTNKSKTAGSGLGLSIVKGFTEALNGSVELSRSQYGGAKFIVSLPVKTTQFQSVEA from the coding sequence ATGAATAAGTTTTTGTTCAATACACTCGATAAGTCGAAGCAGTACCTGATAAGTATCGCCGTCATTATGGCTGTTGCAGCAGTTTGCTTCGTCTTTTCAGGTTACATGGGCTACAGGGTAGCCGCATTGGTTTTATTAGTAACGGTATCGTTACTGGCTATCACGTTTGACATACTGCCGGTACTCCTTTCAGCAGCGCTTAGTGCTTTTATCTGGAACTTCTTTTTTATACCGCCACGCTTCACCATTCATGTTGATGCCACAGAAGACCTGATACTATTTATCATGTACTTCATCATTGCCATGATTAGTGGTGTGCTTACCTACAAAATCAGGCAAATAGAAAAGGAAGCAAGGCTGAAGGAAGAAAGGGCAAACAGTGTAAAATTGTACAACACCATCCTGAACTCACTATCACACGAACTACGAACACCGATTGCAGCAATCATAGGAGCAACTGATAATTTGCAAACAAATCCATACCTGACCAAAGAAAACCAGGAACAGTTGATTGCTGAAATTTCAAAAGCGTCACTACGGCTAAACCAACAGGTAGAAAACCTGCTGAACATTTCCCGTTTGCAGTCGGGGCACATACAACCAAAATATGATTGGGTGGACATTGGTGAATTAATTTACCATACAGTGAAAGCAGTTGAAGAAAACAATGCAGGCAGAAAGATACACATCAGCATTAAACCAGGCTTACCACTCTGCAGCTTGGATAAAGGCATGTTAGAACAGATTATCTACAACTTGCTGAATAATGCAGCCATACATACACCATCAGATTGCAGGATAGATATAGCTGCCACCTGTCATGCAGATGTATTGGAAATAACCATTGAAGACAGCGGAAAAGGTTTTACCGACATCAATCCTGTTGACGTATTCAATAAATTTTTAAGAACAAACAAGAGTAAAACAGCCGGTTCAGGTTTAGGACTTTCCATAGTCAAAGGATTTACAGAAGCGTTGAACGGAAGTGTGGAACTAAGCAGGTCACAATATGGCGGAGCAAAGTTCATTGTTTCACTACCGGTTAAAACAACACAATTTCAGTCAGTAGAAGCATGA
- a CDS encoding KUP/HAK/KT family potassium transporter: MSAHNRVSGAGLLIALGIIFGDIGTSPLYVLNAITSGKVITEELIIGALSLVIWTLTLQTTIKYVILTLQADNKGEGGVFSLYALVRRRRKWLVIPAMIGGAALLADGMITPPISVTSAIEGLKQVPALHDISQWTVIWIVIGILTVIFFFQQFGTAFIGRSFGPVMTVWFTMLATLGFVHLVQDLSILRAFNPYYGIKLLITYPNGFYILAGVFLCTTGAEALYSDLGHCGKWNIRYSWVMVKTCLIINYLGQGAWLLMHHNGELISPEMIEGGFNPFYGVMPKWFIYFGITIATAATIIASQALISGSFTLVSEAMRLNLAPKLKINYPTEAKGQLFVPAVNLLLYLGCIGIVLYFKKASNMEAAYGLAITITMIATSILFANYLVLRRTKPALIYLYLAVYLTIELSFFYANLEKFPHGGYVTLIVGGLLFFVMYDWFRARKIKNRYVEFVRLEHYIPKIQELSNDKTIPKYATHLVYLTSADNPKEIEHKIIYSILNRKPKRADIFWFIHVDTVDEPYTMEYTVSHIIPNDIIRVEFRLGFRVQPRIDYMFRKVVEDLVRNKEVNITSRYTSLEKANVVGDFQFVVMEKYLSQDNELPFYEKLIMKFHFWLKEISLSEERGFGLDPANVVVEKFPLIVAPVTNLRLKRIDD; this comes from the coding sequence ATGTCAGCACATAACCGGGTAAGTGGTGCAGGTCTTTTGATTGCACTCGGTATCATCTTCGGTGACATTGGGACGTCGCCGTTGTACGTACTCAATGCTATTACCAGCGGTAAGGTTATCACTGAAGAATTGATAATAGGGGCACTGTCGCTGGTTATCTGGACGCTGACGTTGCAAACAACTATTAAGTATGTAATACTTACGCTACAGGCAGATAACAAAGGTGAAGGTGGTGTTTTCTCCCTGTATGCACTCGTAAGAAGAAGGAGAAAGTGGCTGGTGATACCGGCAATGATTGGCGGTGCTGCGCTGTTGGCAGATGGAATGATTACACCGCCTATCTCTGTTACATCAGCCATTGAAGGATTGAAGCAAGTACCGGCACTTCATGATATTAGCCAATGGACGGTGATTTGGATTGTGATTGGCATCCTGACTGTCATCTTCTTTTTTCAGCAATTCGGAACTGCCTTCATTGGTCGGTCGTTCGGACCTGTCATGACGGTGTGGTTTACCATGCTTGCCACACTTGGCTTTGTACACCTGGTGCAGGACTTATCCATATTACGGGCTTTCAATCCGTACTATGGCATTAAGCTGTTGATTACTTACCCAAATGGTTTTTACATACTGGCAGGTGTGTTTCTCTGTACTACTGGTGCAGAAGCCTTGTATTCTGATTTAGGACACTGTGGCAAGTGGAATATCCGGTACTCGTGGGTTATGGTAAAGACCTGCCTTATCATTAATTATCTTGGGCAAGGTGCATGGTTGTTGATGCATCATAATGGTGAACTCATAAGCCCGGAAATGATAGAAGGCGGGTTCAATCCTTTCTATGGTGTAATGCCAAAGTGGTTCATCTATTTTGGAATTACCATTGCCACCGCTGCTACCATCATCGCCAGCCAGGCACTTATTTCCGGTTCGTTTACATTGGTGAGTGAAGCCATGCGATTGAATTTAGCCCCCAAGCTCAAAATCAATTATCCTACTGAAGCCAAAGGACAACTATTTGTACCGGCAGTGAACCTGCTGCTTTATCTCGGTTGCATCGGTATTGTCCTTTATTTCAAAAAAGCATCGAACATGGAAGCAGCGTATGGGTTAGCTATCACCATTACGATGATAGCAACGTCCATATTGTTTGCCAACTATCTTGTATTGCGACGGACGAAGCCTGCCCTGATTTACCTGTATCTGGCTGTTTACCTGACTATCGAGTTGAGCTTCTTCTATGCCAATCTGGAGAAGTTTCCGCATGGTGGTTATGTTACTTTAATTGTAGGTGGCTTGTTGTTCTTCGTAATGTATGATTGGTTCCGGGCACGGAAAATCAAGAACCGCTATGTGGAGTTTGTACGGCTGGAACATTACATTCCCAAAATACAAGAGTTGAGCAATGACAAAACTATTCCGAAATATGCTACGCATCTTGTGTACCTGACGAGTGCTGATAATCCAAAGGAGATAGAACATAAAATCATTTACTCCATTCTGAACCGCAAACCGAAACGAGCTGATATTTTCTGGTTTATCCATGTAGATACAGTGGATGAACCTTATACAATGGAGTACACGGTTTCGCATATCATTCCTAATGACATTATCCGGGTGGAGTTCCGACTGGGTTTCAGGGTGCAGCCGAGAATTGATTATATGTTTCGTAAGGTAGTAGAAGATTTGGTACGCAACAAAGAAGTAAACATTACCAGCCGGTACACCAGTCTTGAAAAAGCGAATGTTGTGGGTGATTTTCAGTTTGTGGTGATGGAGAAGTACCTAAGCCAGGATAACGAATTGCCATTTTATGAAAAACTGATTATGAAGTTTCACTTCTGGCTGAAGGAAATTTCCTTATCGGAAGAAAGGGGGTTTGGCTTAGACCCTGCTAACGTGGTGGTTGAGAAGTTTCCGCTAATAGTAGCACCGGTTACTAATCTGCGGCTTAAAAGAATTGATGATTGA
- a CDS encoding porin, translating into MKKTSFKILAALGCLLLSLIGTSQDTATQTSTLESRVYLDAYYSYDFAKPASHLKAPFLYNHNRHNEVNVNLALASLTYKGKTTRAALGLMTGTYAQYNLAAEPQVLQYVFEANAGVKLSSDKNLWMDIGIMPSHIGFESAISKDCWTLTRSVLAENSPYYETGARLSYTTKNEKWYAAALLLNGWQRITRVPGNNTPTFGTQLTYSPTDKLSLNWSTFIGNDKPDTARQWRYFNNLYAVWQLNKNWGLTLGFDYGLEQKQRVSSSFNKWYSPVAILRYESNHWAVAARAEYYSDKAGVIVPLVNTKPFQMQGYSINVDRKIGGNALWRMEWRMMHNSSPYFEQSGGFASTNHFVTASVVIDLVRK; encoded by the coding sequence ATGAAAAAGACTTCATTTAAGATATTGGCTGCTTTGGGTTGTTTATTACTTTCATTGATAGGTACTTCACAAGATACTGCTACGCAAACGTCAACACTTGAAAGCAGGGTGTATCTCGATGCCTATTATTCGTATGACTTCGCTAAACCTGCTTCACACCTGAAAGCTCCTTTCCTGTACAACCACAACCGGCACAATGAAGTGAATGTAAATCTTGCTTTAGCAAGTCTCACTTACAAAGGAAAAACAACAAGGGCTGCGCTGGGGCTAATGACCGGAACGTATGCACAATATAACCTGGCAGCTGAACCACAGGTATTGCAATATGTATTTGAAGCGAATGCAGGCGTCAAGTTATCGTCAGATAAAAACCTTTGGATGGACATTGGCATCATGCCTTCCCATATCGGTTTTGAAAGTGCTATCAGCAAAGATTGTTGGACACTGACCAGAAGCGTTTTGGCTGAAAACTCTCCATACTATGAAACCGGTGCAAGGCTTTCTTATACTACTAAAAATGAGAAGTGGTATGCTGCTGCTTTACTGCTAAACGGATGGCAAAGAATAACTCGTGTACCGGGTAACAACACACCTACATTTGGTACACAGTTGACTTACTCACCAACAGATAAACTAAGCCTTAACTGGAGCACCTTCATCGGCAATGATAAGCCGGATACTGCAAGGCAATGGCGGTATTTCAATAACCTGTATGCCGTATGGCAACTAAATAAAAACTGGGGCTTGACATTGGGCTTTGACTATGGACTGGAACAAAAACAGCGTGTCTCTTCCAGTTTCAACAAGTGGTATTCGCCAGTTGCTATCCTGCGGTATGAAAGCAACCATTGGGCTGTAGCGGCAAGAGCCGAATACTACAGTGATAAAGCAGGTGTGATTGTGCCGTTGGTCAATACAAAGCCTTTTCAAATGCAGGGCTACTCTATAAATGTTGACAGAAAGATTGGCGGCAATGCTTTATGGAGAATGGAATGGAGAATGATGCATAACAGCTCACCCTACTTTGAGCAAAGTGGTGGTTTTGCTTCCACTAACCATTTTGTTACTGCTTCGGTTGTGATTGATTTGGTCCGGAAGTAA
- a CDS encoding class I SAM-dependent methyltransferase, translating to MMDIKNHWDKVYETKAEHEVSWFQPYPKTSMDFIQLYDLPLSANIIDIGGGDSHFVDALLDKGYRNIYVLDISAAAIEKSKKRLGARASQVHWIVSDITAFVPPVQFDLWHDRAAFHFLSSEEKIYKYVSIAEDAIKKDGYLVLGTFSEQGPTKCSGLDIKQYSEASMSARFEVAFDRIKCITEDHTTPFNTVQNFLFCSFKKK from the coding sequence ATGATGGATATAAAGAACCATTGGGATAAGGTATATGAAACAAAAGCAGAACATGAAGTAAGCTGGTTTCAGCCATATCCAAAAACATCAATGGATTTTATACAATTATATGACTTGCCGCTATCTGCCAATATCATTGATATTGGCGGTGGCGACAGTCACTTTGTTGATGCATTATTAGACAAGGGTTATCGCAACATTTATGTATTGGATATTTCTGCTGCCGCAATTGAAAAGTCTAAGAAGCGATTAGGTGCAAGAGCTTCACAGGTACACTGGATTGTTTCTGACATCACAGCCTTTGTACCACCGGTACAATTTGATTTGTGGCATGACCGTGCTGCTTTCCATTTTCTGTCCAGCGAAGAAAAGATTTACAAGTATGTATCCATTGCGGAAGATGCAATTAAAAAAGATGGTTACTTAGTTCTTGGCACATTCTCTGAACAGGGTCCGACCAAATGCAGTGGGTTAGACATAAAGCAATACTCCGAAGCATCCATGTCAGCAAGATTTGAAGTGGCATTTGACAGGATTAAATGCATTACTGAAGACCATACTACCCCTTTTAATACTGTTCAGAATTTCTTGTTTTGTAGTTTCAAAAAGAAATAG
- a CDS encoding MBL fold metallo-hydrolase yields the protein MKIKQWEDKNLAQFSYAVLSDCEKKIILIDPSRNPQPYLDYAKEHDATIVGIIETHPHADFVSSHAELRQLTGATIYTHSLVGASYEHQDFDEGATIELGKIKLTSIHAPGHSPDGISILLEHDGKQKAVFTGDTLFIGDCGRPDLREGAGNLQSKREDLAKQMYHSLREKLATLKDDVLVYPAHGAGTLCGKNLSKESSSTIGQEKQTNWSLQEATEEEFVQNLLADQPFIPAYFPFNVEVNRKGAAPLQESISKITVNENPSEELLNNLESSLWIVDIRKEADFKEGHLPHSINLMIDGKFETWLGSIINPEEKFYLAGESKEQLQKAIERAAAIGYEAAVEGAFVINGGPVKEAEIDVNMFRNNLDAYTVVDVRNTSEVKEKKIFSNSISIPLAEIRERVNEIPTDKPVVIHCAGGYRSAAASSLVHSKLDGKISVFDLSEEVKKF from the coding sequence ATGAAAATAAAACAATGGGAAGATAAGAACCTTGCACAGTTCAGTTATGCAGTATTGAGCGATTGCGAAAAGAAGATAATACTGATTGACCCTTCACGCAACCCACAGCCTTACCTGGATTATGCAAAGGAGCACGATGCAACCATAGTTGGCATCATCGAAACACATCCACATGCTGATTTTGTGAGTAGTCATGCAGAGCTAAGGCAGCTTACAGGTGCCACTATTTATACGCATAGCCTTGTTGGCGCTTCCTATGAGCACCAGGATTTTGACGAAGGTGCTACCATTGAATTGGGTAAGATAAAACTCACATCTATACATGCACCCGGTCACTCACCTGATGGTATCAGCATCTTATTAGAGCATGATGGTAAGCAAAAGGCAGTATTCACCGGCGATACACTTTTCATTGGCGATTGCGGCAGACCTGATTTAAGAGAAGGTGCAGGTAACCTACAATCCAAAAGAGAAGACCTTGCAAAGCAGATGTATCATTCATTGAGAGAGAAACTGGCGACCTTGAAAGATGATGTTCTGGTATACCCGGCACATGGAGCAGGCACATTATGTGGTAAGAATTTAAGCAAAGAAAGCAGCAGCACCATTGGTCAGGAAAAGCAAACCAACTGGAGCTTACAGGAAGCTACAGAAGAAGAGTTTGTACAGAACCTGTTAGCCGACCAGCCTTTCATTCCTGCTTATTTCCCATTCAACGTAGAAGTAAACAGGAAAGGTGCAGCTCCTTTGCAGGAAAGCATTTCAAAAATAACAGTCAATGAAAACCCATCAGAAGAGTTACTCAACAATCTTGAAAGTTCATTGTGGATAGTAGATATAAGGAAAGAAGCAGATTTTAAAGAAGGGCATTTGCCACACTCAATAAACCTGATGATTGATGGTAAATTTGAAACGTGGCTCGGTAGCATCATCAACCCTGAAGAAAAGTTTTACCTGGCAGGCGAAAGCAAAGAGCAGTTGCAAAAGGCAATAGAAAGGGCAGCAGCTATAGGGTATGAAGCAGCTGTTGAAGGTGCATTTGTTATCAATGGTGGTCCTGTAAAAGAAGCAGAGATAGATGTGAACATGTTCAGGAATAACCTTGATGCCTACACAGTAGTTGACGTAAGGAACACATCTGAAGTGAAAGAGAAAAAGATATTCAGCAACAGCATATCCATACCGTTGGCAGAGATAAGAGAAAGAGTGAATGAAATACCAACAGATAAGCCGGTGGTGATACACTGTGCAGGTGGTTACAGAAGTGCAGCCGCAAGCTCATTGGTACATTCAAAGCTGGATGGTAAGATTAGTGTGTTTGACTTGAGTGAAGAAGTAAAGAAGTTTTAA
- a CDS encoding ArsR/SmtB family transcription factor, whose product MQTTEKRELSINKLQIKKGALVIRAINHSLRQEMLTLMHRNGNINVTELYRLLKLEQSVASQHLAILRRAGLVTTARDGKTIFYSVNYNKLDELNHILDRLVS is encoded by the coding sequence ATGCAAACCACAGAAAAAAGAGAACTATCAATTAACAAACTACAAATCAAAAAAGGAGCCCTTGTAATAAGAGCAATCAATCACTCTTTAAGGCAAGAGATGCTTACTTTGATGCACCGGAATGGAAACATTAATGTGACGGAATTATATAGACTGCTCAAATTAGAACAATCAGTTGCATCGCAACATTTAGCCATACTTAGAAGAGCCGGATTGGTAACAACTGCAAGAGACGGTAAGACGATATTTTACAGTGTAAACTATAATAAATTGGATGAATTAAATCACATTTTAGATAGGCTTGTGAGTTAG
- a CDS encoding DUF6691 family protein has product MSFNNKVQQPPSTITGSDTVKDFSVTDYEVRSLDTMCINDTVLKHPWWYNFKYLAVGLVFGVVFVKAEVISWFRIQEMFRLQSFHMYGVIGTAVVVGMISVWLIKKFKIKTIHGEPIKFHPKKFNKGQIIGGLIFGLGWAMTGACPGPLFAQIGTGFLVVSVVLLSAVAGTWVYGYFREKLPH; this is encoded by the coding sequence ATGTCATTCAATAATAAAGTACAACAACCCCCAAGTACCATCACCGGTAGCGATACTGTAAAAGATTTTTCAGTTACTGATTATGAAGTGCGTTCATTGGATACAATGTGCATCAACGATACCGTACTGAAACATCCGTGGTGGTACAATTTTAAATACCTGGCAGTCGGTCTTGTATTTGGGGTCGTGTTTGTAAAAGCAGAAGTGATTTCGTGGTTCAGGATACAGGAGATGTTCAGGTTGCAGAGCTTTCACATGTATGGTGTTATCGGCACTGCTGTAGTGGTAGGTATGATTTCAGTTTGGCTGATTAAGAAGTTTAAGATAAAAACAATACATGGTGAACCTATAAAGTTTCATCCTAAGAAATTCAACAAAGGGCAGATAATTGGTGGATTGATATTTGGTTTAGGCTGGGCAATGACAGGTGCTTGTCCAGGTCCTTTGTTTGCACAGATAGGTACAGGGTTTTTAGTAGTAAGCGTGGTGTTGTTAAGTGCAGTAGCAGGTACGTGGGTGTATGGTTATTTCAGAGAGAAGCTACCGCATTGA
- a CDS encoding YeeE/YedE family protein, with product MLEFLQQPWSWYVAGAIIGLIVPALLILGNKHFGISANLRHACAACFPANIKFFQYDWKKEVWNLFFVAGILIGGFLAAQYLSNPAGLEVAPALVEEVKGYGINDTTSLLPSELFSWESLFTLRGFIMLIGGGFLVGFGARYAGGCTSGHAIMGLSDLQVPSLIATISFMVGGFIMANLLLPFILNL from the coding sequence ATGTTAGAGTTTTTACAGCAGCCCTGGTCGTGGTATGTAGCAGGCGCTATCATTGGCTTAATAGTACCAGCATTATTAATTTTAGGAAACAAGCACTTTGGTATTTCAGCCAATCTGCGTCATGCCTGTGCAGCGTGTTTTCCTGCTAACATCAAGTTCTTCCAGTACGACTGGAAGAAAGAAGTATGGAACCTGTTTTTTGTAGCCGGTATTCTTATTGGTGGCTTTCTGGCTGCACAATACCTATCTAACCCCGCAGGTTTAGAAGTAGCCCCAGCTTTGGTAGAAGAAGTGAAAGGTTATGGTATCAATGATACTACTTCGCTATTGCCATCAGAGTTGTTCAGTTGGGAAAGCCTGTTCACGCTAAGGGGTTTTATCATGCTAATTGGCGGTGGCTTTTTAGTAGGCTTTGGAGCACGGTATGCAGGTGGTTGCACCAGCGGTCATGCCATAATGGGTTTAAGTGACTTACAGGTTCCTTCACTCATAGCAACAATAAGTTTTATGGTAGGTGGCTTCATTATGGCGAACCTGCTGCTTCCTTTCATTCTAAATCTGTAA
- a CDS encoding rhodanese-like domain-containing protein → MLDFIKSLFKSKTDMAQLVKNGAVIVDVRTPSEYKAGHISGSKNIPLDSIRQEIKRLQSLNAPIITVCRSGNRSGMAKSILAAANIEVYNGGAWSNLKKQIK, encoded by the coding sequence ATGTTAGATTTTATAAAGTCTCTGTTTAAGAGCAAGACAGACATGGCACAACTGGTAAAGAATGGTGCTGTAATAGTAGATGTAAGAACCCCGTCAGAATATAAGGCTGGTCATATATCCGGTTCTAAAAACATTCCGCTTGACAGCATCCGGCAGGAAATCAAACGGCTGCAAAGCCTGAATGCACCTATCATTACAGTTTGCCGCAGCGGCAACAGGAGCGGCATGGCAAAATCAATATTAGCTGCCGCTAACATTGAAGTGTATAATGGTGGTGCATGGAGTAACCTAAAAAAACAAATTAAATAG
- a CDS encoding rhodanese-like domain-containing protein encodes MKDTYKNATIVDVRTPEEYAAGHYPNAVNIPLDEVAARVEEFKKMPKPVVAYCRSGNRSGMAVAILKQHGITEAVNAGGLDEVAQTLKK; translated from the coding sequence ATGAAAGACACATATAAAAACGCAACGATAGTTGACGTAAGAACACCTGAAGAATATGCTGCCGGACATTATCCAAATGCAGTGAATATTCCTTTAGATGAAGTGGCAGCAAGGGTAGAAGAATTTAAGAAAATGCCGAAACCAGTTGTTGCATACTGCCGTAGTGGTAACAGAAGCGGGATGGCTGTTGCCATATTGAAACAACATGGCATTACAGAAGCTGTGAATGCCGGCGGTTTAGATGAAGTAGCCCAAACATTAAAAAAGTAG
- a CDS encoding DUF2490 domain-containing protein — MKPLLFFILLLVSHAVLAQADNELWTRLQVNKTISKHLLFAFDYQHRRSNGTGEGKALCSEQLLNSYRLWLHYKPDSSTTIIVSPVAYFQNHSFSINAETATKVDDVRSMAGIAKNWRIGNAATTHRVLYEITVTGANVSAPSVRHRYRLQNSFVLPLVKKGTGTVTSYQVSNEVLFRTLNGSSGFDQNRLYNGIRLKNKHHELNAGYQLSIQKGLQVRNQFLIYLTINI, encoded by the coding sequence ATGAAGCCACTACTTTTCTTTATACTCCTATTGGTATCTCATGCTGTATTAGCACAAGCTGACAATGAACTTTGGACAAGATTGCAGGTAAATAAAACCATCAGTAAACATCTGCTCTTTGCCTTTGACTACCAGCACCGCCGCAGTAATGGTACAGGAGAAGGTAAGGCATTGTGTAGTGAACAATTGCTTAACAGTTATAGGTTGTGGCTACATTACAAACCTGATAGCAGCACCACTATCATTGTGTCACCTGTTGCATATTTTCAAAATCATAGTTTCTCAATAAATGCAGAAACAGCTACAAAGGTTGATGATGTAAGAAGTATGGCAGGCATTGCTAAGAATTGGAGAATAGGAAATGCTGCTACTACACATCGGGTGCTTTATGAAATTACAGTCACAGGGGCTAACGTATCAGCTCCATCTGTAAGGCATAGATACAGGTTGCAAAACAGTTTTGTACTGCCACTGGTAAAAAAGGGTACAGGTACTGTAACAAGCTACCAGGTCTCAAACGAAGTGCTCTTCCGAACATTAAACGGTTCATCCGGCTTTGACCAAAACCGGCTGTACAATGGCATTCGGCTAAAGAACAAACACCATGAACTGAATGCAGGCTACCAGCTAAGCATTCAAAAAGGTTTACAGGTACGAAATCAATTCTTAATCTATTTAACCATCAATATATAA
- a CDS encoding sulfite exporter TauE/SafE family protein, with amino-acid sequence MLIEVIGYIAALLIGISLGLIGGGGSVLTVPVLVYLFGIQPVLATAYSLFIVGSASLVGVLPKHRQGLVNIKTAIVFGIPSIVAVFLTRKFLVPAIPDVLITIDGFELTKSIALMVLFAVLMVFASISMIRNKTVKQAEEPAIQQFNYPLILIEGAVVGVLTGLVGAGGGFLIIPALVLFSKLPMKQAVGTSLLIIAAKSLIGFTGDVANYTINWQMLLIITAISIVGIFIGGWLNNKIASDKLKKGFGWFILLMGIYIIIRELSNG; translated from the coding sequence ATGTTAATAGAAGTCATTGGTTACATAGCAGCGTTGCTGATAGGAATTTCATTAGGCTTGATAGGTGGTGGCGGTTCTGTACTCACCGTGCCGGTGTTGGTTTATTTGTTCGGCATTCAGCCTGTTTTAGCTACAGCCTATTCTCTGTTCATTGTAGGAAGTGCAAGTTTAGTAGGTGTATTGCCAAAGCACAGGCAAGGGCTGGTCAATATCAAAACAGCAATTGTTTTTGGTATACCATCCATTGTTGCCGTATTTCTTACCCGCAAATTCCTTGTTCCGGCTATACCCGATGTGCTGATAACCATCGATGGTTTTGAGCTTACAAAAAGCATTGCATTGATGGTACTGTTTGCAGTGCTGATGGTGTTTGCATCTATTTCCATGATTAGAAATAAGACCGTCAAACAAGCAGAAGAACCTGCCATCCAACAATTCAACTACCCGTTAATCTTGATTGAAGGCGCAGTTGTCGGCGTGCTTACAGGATTGGTAGGTGCAGGTGGTGGCTTCCTTATCATTCCTGCTTTGGTGTTGTTTAGTAAGCTACCCATGAAGCAGGCAGTGGGCACTTCATTGCTGATTATTGCCGCTAAGTCATTAATTGGATTTACAGGAGATGTAGCCAATTATACTATCAACTGGCAAATGCTTCTCATCATAACTGCCATTTCTATTGTCGGCATCTTCATTGGTGGATGGCTCAATAACAAGATTGCTTCAGATAAGTTGAAGAAAGGCTTTGGCTGGTTCATATTGCTCATGGGCATTTACATCATTATTCGTGAACTAAGTAATGGTTAA
- a CDS encoding Crp/Fnr family transcriptional regulator, which yields MDINHIKKLFPGLEDELYNEIQQHTSIKEVKAGDTMLRVGQTIRSTMLILDGIVKLYREDEEGKEFFIYHLNAGQACSLSMVCAAKYESSEVLAKALTDATVLSIPFEYMDRWMSKYKSWYQFVITQYRSRFEELLRTIDAIAFTNMDERLENYLQKQSETLGSTLKMTHQDIANDLNSSREVVSRLLKKMEAKGWLIIHRNAIEWIKK from the coding sequence ATGGACATCAACCACATAAAGAAACTCTTTCCCGGTCTGGAAGATGAACTGTACAACGAAATACAGCAACATACTTCTATCAAAGAAGTGAAGGCAGGTGATACCATGCTGCGTGTAGGGCAAACCATTCGTTCTACCATGCTCATATTGGACGGTATTGTTAAGCTATACCGTGAAGATGAAGAAGGCAAGGAGTTTTTCATTTACCACCTGAATGCAGGGCAGGCTTGCTCGCTGTCAATGGTATGTGCAGCCAAATACGAAAGCAGTGAAGTACTGGCAAAAGCATTAACTGATGCCACTGTATTAAGTATTCCGTTTGAATACATGGACAGGTGGATGAGCAAATACAAAAGCTGGTATCAGTTTGTTATTACCCAATACCGCAGTCGCTTTGAAGAACTGCTCAGAACCATTGATGCCATTGCCTTTACCAACATGGATGAAAGGCTGGAAAACTATCTTCAGAAGCAGTCAGAAACGTTAGGCTCCACACTCAAGATGACCCACCAGGACATTGCCAATGACCTGAACTCTTCCAGGGAAGTCGTCAGCCGCTTACTGAAAAAGATGGAAGCAAAAGGCTGGCTAATCATTCACCGCAACGCTATTGAGTGGATTAAAAAGTAA